Proteins co-encoded in one Haladaptatus sp. ZSTT2 genomic window:
- a CDS encoding RPA family protein: MSATPVGREVAHRLFAAEFDAASMSYSESDEERAPNYVVTPTGARVNRMFAVGVLTEVDTVNEDQLRARIVDPTGAFVVYAGQYQPEALTFLENASVPTFVAVTGKARTFEPADSDRVYTSIRPESISEVDAETRERWTVTTAERTLERIETFAGALALDSRGDDLSAQLAAQGVSESLAAGIPKAIDHYGTTTAYLAAMETLATQALEVVTGDRDSVPSFDAAPSMAGPESPTRVASFESVETVTDAADEGIESVEAEVEAELDAEDTEPEPTAEAESETVETDEAVVEDSEPEVEEQVVESEPEIDTEPPEEDATGTVPEAEPVDAADATATQQAEPADDVDDELGDFEEDDDLEDFEPGEFDEMYEMDDEERKEVEEEFGTEFSTGSEVGPAGEAGIEVPEPEDVEEEAEPEPEAETGDDSAADDADVDLEDAVLTAMRDLDDGDGADREAIIAAVVDEHGVSVEAVEDAIQDALMDGQCYEPDESTLTAI, encoded by the coding sequence ATGAGCGCAACTCCTGTGGGGCGCGAAGTCGCCCACCGTCTGTTCGCCGCGGAGTTCGACGCCGCGTCGATGTCCTACTCGGAATCCGACGAAGAGCGCGCCCCGAACTACGTCGTCACGCCGACCGGCGCGCGCGTAAACCGGATGTTCGCCGTGGGCGTCCTCACGGAAGTCGATACGGTGAACGAAGACCAGCTTCGCGCCCGCATCGTCGACCCAACCGGTGCATTCGTCGTGTACGCAGGGCAGTATCAGCCAGAGGCGCTCACCTTCCTCGAAAACGCATCCGTGCCAACGTTCGTCGCCGTGACGGGCAAGGCGCGCACGTTCGAGCCAGCGGACTCAGACCGCGTCTACACCTCAATCCGCCCTGAGAGCATCAGCGAAGTCGATGCCGAAACCCGCGAGCGGTGGACGGTCACGACCGCAGAGCGCACCTTAGAGCGCATCGAAACCTTCGCAGGCGCACTCGCGCTCGACTCGCGCGGCGACGACCTCTCCGCGCAACTCGCGGCCCAGGGCGTAAGCGAGAGTCTTGCCGCGGGTATCCCGAAGGCAATCGACCACTACGGCACGACGACTGCCTATCTCGCGGCGATGGAGACGCTCGCAACGCAGGCGCTCGAAGTGGTCACGGGCGACCGCGATTCGGTGCCGTCGTTCGACGCTGCTCCGTCGATGGCCGGGCCGGAATCGCCAACTCGCGTCGCCTCGTTCGAGTCGGTCGAAACGGTGACTGACGCGGCCGACGAGGGTATCGAATCCGTGGAAGCCGAAGTCGAAGCCGAACTTGATGCCGAGGATACGGAACCCGAACCGACGGCCGAAGCGGAATCTGAGACGGTCGAAACAGACGAAGCGGTCGTCGAAGACAGCGAGCCAGAAGTCGAAGAACAGGTCGTGGAATCCGAACCAGAAATCGACACCGAACCACCGGAGGAAGACGCGACGGGAACCGTCCCCGAAGCAGAACCCGTTGACGCAGCCGACGCGACAGCGACCCAACAGGCAGAACCCGCAGACGACGTGGACGACGAACTCGGCGACTTCGAGGAAGACGATGACCTCGAAGACTTCGAACCTGGCGAGTTCGACGAGATGTACGAGATGGACGACGAGGAGCGAAAAGAGGTCGAAGAGGAGTTCGGCACCGAGTTCTCGACCGGCTCCGAGGTCGGCCCAGCAGGTGAAGCCGGTATCGAGGTTCCAGAGCCAGAAGACGTCGAGGAAGAGGCTGAGCCAGAACCCGAAGCAGAGACCGGCGACGATTCGGCGGCTGACGACGCAGACGTAGACTTAGAAGACGCCGTCTTGACCGCGATGCGTGACTTAGATGACGGCGACGGCGCAGACCGCGAAGCCATCATCGCCGCCGTGGTCGATGAACACGGCGTCTCCGTCGAGGCCGTAGAAGACGCGATTCAAGACGCGCTGATGGACGGGCAGTGTTACGAACCCGACGAATCGACGCTCACCGCAATCTGA
- a CDS encoding transcription initiation factor IIB — protein MSDTTIRTYTGEQPQEKQKNRIVDETEVCPECSGPLMSDTEHGETVCRDCGLVVEEAEIDRGPEWRAFNASEKDSKSRVGAPTTKMMHDKGLSTNIDWRDKDAYGKSLGARQRAKMQRLRTWNERFRTRDSKERNLKQALGEIDRMSSALGLPSTVRETASVIYRRALSENLLPGRSIEGVATASVYAAARQAGMPRSLDEIATVSRVDKMELTRTYRYIVRQLNLEIKPADPESYVPRFASDLDLSDEAERTARDLLRNAKEQGIISGKSPVGLAAAAVYAAALLSNEKVTQSQVSDVANISEVTIRNRYKELLEANGNYLPV, from the coding sequence ATGAGTGACACAACAATCAGGACATACACCGGCGAACAGCCACAGGAGAAGCAGAAGAATCGAATCGTCGATGAAACCGAAGTGTGCCCAGAGTGCAGCGGTCCGCTCATGTCGGACACGGAACACGGCGAGACGGTCTGTCGCGACTGTGGCCTCGTCGTAGAGGAAGCAGAAATCGACCGCGGCCCGGAGTGGCGCGCGTTCAACGCGAGCGAAAAGGACTCGAAGTCCCGTGTCGGTGCACCGACGACGAAGATGATGCACGACAAGGGGCTTTCGACCAACATCGACTGGCGAGACAAGGACGCCTACGGCAAATCCCTCGGTGCCCGCCAGCGCGCGAAGATGCAGCGCCTCCGCACCTGGAACGAGCGGTTCCGCACGCGCGACAGCAAGGAACGCAACCTGAAGCAGGCGCTCGGCGAAATCGACCGCATGTCTTCGGCACTCGGCCTGCCGAGCACGGTTCGTGAGACGGCGTCGGTCATCTACCGGCGCGCGCTCTCTGAGAATCTCTTACCAGGTCGCTCCATCGAAGGCGTCGCCACAGCGTCGGTGTACGCCGCTGCCCGACAAGCGGGCATGCCCCGCAGTCTCGACGAGATTGCGACGGTATCGCGCGTCGATAAGATGGAACTCACGCGCACCTACCGCTACATCGTCCGCCAGCTCAACTTAGAGATAAAGCCCGCAGACCCAGAGAGCTACGTCCCACGCTTTGCGTCTGACTTAGACCTCTCTGATGAGGCAGAGCGCACCGCCCGCGACCTGCTTCGCAACGCGAAAGAGCAGGGCATCATCAGCGGGAAGTCGCCGGTCGGCCTCGCGGCCGCCGCCGTCTACGCCGCCGCGCTGCTCTCGAACGAGAAAGTGACCCAAAGCCAGGTCTCTGACGTAGCGAACATCAGCGAAGTCACCATCCGCAACCGCTACAAAGAACTGCTCGAAGCCAACGGGAACTACCTCCCCGTATAA
- a CDS encoding DUF357 domain-containing protein produces the protein MAADLAEKTNRYERLLAEALDAAEDVNPPNTPLGESAAEYREMAQSYLDDGRHFKANDDLVNALASFSYGHGWMDAGARIGLFKVPDEGHLFTV, from the coding sequence ATGGCCGCTGATTTAGCAGAGAAGACCAACCGCTACGAACGACTGCTGGCGGAGGCCTTAGACGCCGCAGAAGACGTGAATCCGCCGAACACGCCACTCGGGGAGTCAGCCGCCGAGTACCGCGAGATGGCGCAGTCGTATCTCGACGACGGCCGCCACTTCAAGGCAAATGACGACCTCGTGAACGCCCTCGCGTCGTTCTCCTACGGCCACGGCTGGATGGATGCGGGTGCGCGCATTGGGCTGTTCAAGGTTCCCGACGAGGGGCATCTGTTCACTGTCTGA
- a CDS encoding DUF7836 family putative zinc-binding protein — MVEAYVRLLCPECGKDWESTPGDLPPLKTTFHCPNCHASRMLSEFMRTEHDLDTVKQFE; from the coding sequence ATGGTGGAAGCATATGTTCGTCTACTCTGTCCTGAGTGCGGCAAAGATTGGGAATCGACGCCGGGTGACCTTCCGCCCTTGAAAACCACCTTCCATTGTCCGAACTGTCACGCAAGTCGAATGCTTTCTGAGTTTATGCGTACCGAACACGACCTCGACACGGTCAAGCAGTTCGAGTAG
- a CDS encoding DNA-3-methyladenine glycosylase family protein, which produces MESGTLALANLTGEFDLQSTVESGQSYLWRREDSRMYEQTPAYGGDAWYYTVLPRDGDPAVVRVRQKDGHLEWESQFDAESALVHLLRLDDNLPAIFDAIPDDPLVSTAYDAYKGMRLVRDPPFQTLISFICSAQMRVSRIHDMQLGLARTYGEKLEFDGKTYHAFPTPKALAQASEAELRDLNLGYRAPYVKRSAELVATGEAAPEDAVGLEYEAARDELKTFVGVGDKVADCILLFSLGYLEAVPLDTWIQSAIADHYPDCEKGNYRDTSRAIRAQFGGKYAGYAQTYVFHYLRTGGEA; this is translated from the coding sequence ATGGAATCGGGCACCCTCGCACTTGCCAACCTCACGGGAGAATTTGACCTCCAATCGACGGTCGAAAGCGGCCAGTCGTATCTCTGGCGGCGCGAAGATAGCCGGATGTACGAACAAACCCCAGCTTACGGCGGCGACGCGTGGTACTACACCGTCCTCCCGCGCGACGGCGACCCAGCAGTCGTGCGCGTCCGCCAGAAAGACGGCCACCTTGAATGGGAATCGCAGTTCGACGCAGAATCGGCCCTCGTCCATCTCCTTCGACTGGACGACAACCTGCCCGCGATTTTCGACGCGATTCCCGACGACCCCCTCGTGTCCACCGCCTACGACGCCTACAAAGGAATGCGACTCGTCCGCGACCCGCCGTTTCAGACGCTCATCTCGTTTATCTGCTCTGCGCAGATGCGCGTCTCGCGTATCCACGACATGCAACTTGGCCTCGCGCGCACCTACGGCGAGAAACTCGAATTCGACGGGAAAACCTACCACGCATTCCCGACGCCCAAGGCGCTCGCACAAGCAAGCGAAGCAGAACTCCGCGACCTAAACCTCGGCTATCGCGCACCCTACGTCAAGCGCTCTGCCGAACTCGTCGCAACAGGCGAGGCTGCCCCCGAAGACGCCGTTGGACTGGAGTACGAAGCCGCCCGTGACGAACTGAAAACGTTCGTCGGCGTCGGCGACAAAGTCGCAGACTGCATCCTCCTGTTCTCGCTTGGCTACCTCGAAGCCGTCCCGCTCGATACGTGGATTCAATCGGCCATCGCAGACCACTATCCCGACTGCGAGAAGGGGAACTACCGCGATACGTCACGGGCCATCCGCGCGCAGTTCGGCGGGAAATACGCAGGCTACGCCCAGACGTACGTGTTCCACTATCTCAGAACCGGCGGCGAGGCGTAG
- a CDS encoding NAD(P)/FAD-dependent oxidoreductase, protein MTKGDAAEVEHHRLVIAGSGIAGLTAAIYAARSNNEPLVLEGTEPGGQLTLTTEVDNYPGFPEGISGPELVNNMKAQAKRFGATVKNRVVKSVDASERPFRIELTSGDVITADAFIAASGASARTLGIPGEDDLMGYGVSTCATCDGAFFRDQEMVVIGGGDAAMEEASFLTKFASKVYLVHRREEFRAEDYWIDRVNEQVEEGEIEILRNTEVTEIHGSPEDGVSHVTMIRHPEGHPSEKLDDPATEKFDFETGAVFLAIGHTPNTAYLEGTGAKMDDAGYLITKDGKGAQQTATDVPGLFGAGDVVDFHYQQAITAGGMGCQAAIDADDYLEELDRENRAKEQVAAPESDD, encoded by the coding sequence ATGACAAAAGGCGACGCAGCCGAGGTTGAGCACCACCGACTCGTGATTGCCGGGTCCGGCATCGCGGGGCTCACCGCGGCCATTTATGCGGCTCGGTCGAACAACGAACCGCTCGTTCTCGAAGGCACAGAGCCGGGTGGCCAACTCACCTTGACCACCGAGGTGGACAACTACCCCGGCTTCCCCGAGGGCATCAGCGGGCCTGAACTCGTGAACAACATGAAAGCACAGGCAAAGCGCTTTGGCGCGACCGTCAAAAACCGCGTCGTCAAATCGGTCGACGCCTCGGAGCGCCCGTTCCGCATCGAACTCACCTCGGGCGACGTCATCACCGCAGACGCCTTCATCGCCGCCTCCGGTGCGAGCGCTCGAACGCTCGGCATCCCCGGCGAAGACGACCTCATGGGCTACGGCGTCTCGACGTGTGCGACCTGTGACGGTGCGTTCTTCCGCGACCAAGAAATGGTCGTCATCGGCGGCGGCGACGCCGCGATGGAGGAAGCCTCCTTCCTCACGAAGTTCGCCTCGAAAGTGTACCTCGTCCACCGCCGCGAGGAGTTCCGCGCCGAGGACTACTGGATCGACCGCGTCAACGAACAGGTCGAAGAAGGCGAAATCGAAATCCTCCGCAACACCGAGGTCACGGAAATCCACGGCTCGCCAGAAGACGGCGTGAGCCACGTCACGATGATTCGCCACCCCGAGGGCCACCCCTCCGAGAAACTCGACGACCCCGCTACTGAAAAATTCGACTTCGAGACGGGCGCGGTGTTCCTCGCCATCGGCCACACGCCGAACACGGCCTACCTCGAAGGCACGGGCGCGAAGATGGACGACGCTGGCTACCTCATCACGAAAGACGGCAAAGGCGCACAACAGACCGCAACGGACGTGCCCGGCCTCTTCGGCGCGGGCGACGTGGTGGACTTCCACTATCAGCAGGCCATCACCGCAGGCGGCATGGGCTGTCAAGCCGCCATCGACGCGGACGACTACTTAGAGGAGTTAGACCGCGAAAACCGCGCTAAAGAACAGGTCGCCGCCCCCGAATCCGACGACTAA
- a CDS encoding DUF555 domain-containing protein — protein MDCRVVVEAAVPVYDVGTPDEAVRIAISKTGEMLNPDLNYVEINMGERVCPHCHEQLDPAFLSADESLVALELEMTVFNVEREEHAARIARKEIGQRLHNIPLDVIDVRILGEGEDDADTGATLNAE, from the coding sequence ATGGACTGCAGAGTTGTCGTCGAAGCCGCAGTCCCGGTGTACGACGTCGGCACGCCGGACGAAGCGGTTCGAATTGCCATCTCGAAGACGGGCGAGATGCTCAACCCCGACTTGAACTACGTCGAAATCAACATGGGTGAGCGCGTCTGTCCCCACTGCCACGAGCAGTTAGACCCCGCATTCTTGAGCGCAGACGAGAGCCTCGTCGCGCTCGAACTCGAAATGACCGTGTTCAACGTCGAACGCGAAGAACACGCCGCGCGCATCGCGCGCAAAGAGATTGGTCAGCGCCTCCACAATATCCCGCTCGACGTGATTGACGTCCGCATTCTTGGCGAAGGTGAGGACGATGCGGATACAGGCGCGACGCTCAACGCCGAATAG
- a CDS encoding 2,5-diamino-6-(ribosylamino)-4(3H)-pyrimidinone 5'-phosphate reductase, with translation MRVVVNAAMSVDGKLSHRRRKQVVISGDADFDRMDAIRAENDAIMVGAGTVVADDPSLTVDDETRRAARKARGVPENPARIIADSHARCPRDAQIFDERAHTYLLVSEAAHPTRIRKLERKGVTIITAGEERVNLTSAFDALADHGIESIMVEGGGELIFSLFEEGLVDELTVFVGSMIIGGREAPTLADGEGFVAGFPKLELTNVERMDDGVVLSYVPAKK, from the coding sequence ATGCGCGTCGTCGTCAATGCAGCCATGAGCGTGGATGGAAAGCTCTCACACCGCCGCCGAAAGCAGGTGGTCATCAGCGGCGACGCCGATTTCGACCGCATGGACGCCATTCGTGCGGAAAACGACGCCATCATGGTCGGGGCGGGAACCGTCGTCGCAGACGACCCGAGCCTGACCGTCGATGACGAGACACGCCGCGCGGCACGCAAAGCGCGCGGCGTCCCTGAAAATCCGGCGCGCATCATCGCAGACTCCCACGCCCGCTGTCCGCGAGACGCCCAGATTTTCGACGAGCGCGCCCACACCTACCTGCTCGTGAGCGAAGCGGCCCACCCTACGCGAATCCGCAAACTCGAACGCAAGGGCGTCACCATCATCACCGCAGGCGAAGAGCGCGTCAATCTCACGAGCGCCTTCGACGCCCTCGCAGACCACGGCATCGAGTCGATAATGGTCGAAGGCGGCGGCGAACTCATCTTCTCGCTGTTCGAAGAGGGCCTCGTAGACGAACTCACCGTGTTCGTCGGTTCGATGATTATCGGCGGCCGCGAAGCCCCGACGCTCGCGGACGGCGAAGGATTTGTCGCTGGCTTTCCGAAACTGGAGTTGACGAACGTTGAACGGATGGACGACGGCGTCGTGCTGAGTTACGTCCCAGCGAAAAAGTGA
- a CDS encoding phosphoribosyltransferase, with translation MYRNRTDAGEKLAAVVDAHDVVADIVLAIPRGGVPIGKIVADFLAVPLDIIVARKLGAPDNPELAVGAVAADGSVWRNEPLIQTLRVSEEYLEETIAREHETAQAKAKRYRGERTPPDLTDKRVVIVDDGLATGATALACVRLAKAAGASRVVLAVPVASESGAERLMSEADEVICEMTPAYFSAVGQFYEDFGQVSDEAAMAALATYER, from the coding sequence ATGTACCGAAATCGAACTGACGCGGGCGAGAAACTCGCGGCGGTCGTCGATGCCCACGACGTGGTGGCGGACATCGTCCTTGCGATTCCACGGGGTGGGGTGCCCATTGGCAAAATCGTCGCAGATTTCCTCGCCGTGCCACTCGACATTATCGTCGCGCGAAAGCTCGGTGCGCCCGACAACCCAGAGCTCGCCGTTGGCGCAGTCGCAGCAGACGGGAGCGTCTGGCGAAACGAACCGCTCATCCAGACACTCCGCGTGTCTGAAGAGTACCTCGAAGAGACGATTGCCCGCGAACACGAAACCGCTCAAGCGAAGGCCAAACGGTATCGGGGGGAGCGCACGCCCCCCGACTTGACGGATAAGCGCGTCGTCATCGTCGACGATGGGCTGGCGACCGGGGCGACGGCGCTCGCCTGCGTACGGCTGGCGAAGGCAGCGGGCGCGAGCCGCGTGGTTCTTGCGGTTCCCGTTGCGTCTGAATCGGGTGCAGAGCGGCTCATGAGCGAGGCTGATGAGGTGATTTGTGAGATGACGCCCGCGTACTTCAGCGCTGTGGGACAGTTTTATGAAGATTTCGGTCAGGTGAGCGACGAAGCGGCGATGGCGGCCCTCGCCACTTACGAGCGGTAA
- a CDS encoding UPF0058 family protein, which yields MKKQELIHLHGLLSEVCNHYEAEYEITIEHEEYEALGVRPTSIHKSKTDHKAAVFALADGITAEMTEAESEKISATAD from the coding sequence ATGAAGAAGCAGGAGCTCATCCACCTGCACGGCCTCCTCTCGGAGGTATGCAACCACTACGAAGCAGAGTACGAAATCACAATTGAACACGAGGAATACGAGGCACTTGGGGTACGGCCGACCTCTATCCACAAATCCAAAACGGACCACAAAGCCGCAGTCTTTGCACTCGCAGACGGTATCACCGCAGAAATGACCGAGGCGGAATCCGAGAAGATCTCCGCCACGGCCGATTAA
- a CDS encoding cupredoxin domain-containing protein, translated as MSRDTGENSRYSLPTRRTVLRTLGVGTAVAALGGVAAGETGDGTQTSARGGTQSTFQADNDCPPCIDDLMGYASLTTELDLPEALMPQHTVELRLDDADVLFPEEGDSDEQADGEAEGFPDFYFDPVGLAISVGDIIEFPNASADLHTVTAIHPRFFGLPRRIPEGAAPFSSPPVMSGENWIYQFTEPGVYDIMCLPHFDLGMVMRVVVTGDGCEQPKAPAGSEQLPPPVATVLDAELLTPQNIIDNGPIAWEDLKGEIPTFNPDELFAEGGEGGSETDGEANLDGEETGTETS; from the coding sequence ATGTCACGAGACACCGGCGAGAATTCGAGGTACAGCCTGCCAACGCGACGAACCGTCCTTCGGACGCTCGGCGTGGGAACCGCGGTGGCGGCGCTCGGTGGGGTCGCCGCTGGGGAAACAGGGGACGGGACGCAGACAAGTGCGAGGGGTGGGACACAGTCTACATTCCAAGCCGACAACGACTGTCCGCCGTGCATCGACGACCTGATGGGATATGCGTCGTTGACGACCGAACTCGACCTCCCAGAGGCGCTCATGCCCCAGCACACAGTTGAACTGCGGCTTGACGACGCGGACGTGTTGTTCCCCGAAGAGGGGGATAGTGACGAGCAGGCGGACGGAGAGGCCGAAGGCTTCCCTGATTTCTATTTCGACCCGGTCGGCCTCGCCATCAGTGTCGGCGACATCATCGAGTTCCCGAACGCCTCTGCTGACCTCCACACGGTGACGGCAATCCACCCACGATTTTTCGGCCTGCCACGGCGGATTCCCGAGGGAGCCGCACCCTTCTCCTCGCCCCCAGTCATGAGCGGGGAGAATTGGATTTATCAGTTCACGGAGCCGGGTGTGTACGACATCATGTGCCTCCCGCATTTCGATCTTGGAATGGTGATGCGCGTCGTCGTCACCGGGGATGGCTGTGAACAGCCCAAAGCACCTGCCGGAAGCGAACAACTGCCGCCGCCGGTGGCCACCGTGCTCGACGCAGAGTTACTCACGCCACAGAACATCATCGACAACGGTCCCATCGCGTGGGAAGACCTCAAAGGAGAGATTCCCACGTTCAATCCCGATGAGCTGTTCGCAGAGGGGGGCGAAGGCGGCTCAGAAACTGACGGAGAGGCAAATCTAGACGGCGAAGAAACGGGAACCGAAACCAGCTGA
- a CDS encoding metallophosphoesterase, protein MASSVEPIPGQAAAIADLSGSRALVVADYHAGLEVALRWDGVSVPSKAGERRDRLLELKAETAADRVIILGDFGNAIGAGPEEEIAEIHDLLSALDCPVTVVKGNHDGDIEEHIESIEVTPAHGIRIGEVGFAHGHTWPSPDVLEADVLCTAHEHPQVNLTDEVGGGRTERVWLRGTVNPEPFAKFHGRAFDDGAPFVIFPAFNDLVGGTWVNAQKDGFLSPFLPDGLRDGEAYLLDGTRLGDYSTI, encoded by the coding sequence ATGGCGAGTTCGGTCGAGCCGATTCCCGGACAGGCGGCGGCGATAGCCGACCTCTCCGGGAGTCGCGCGCTCGTCGTGGCCGACTACCACGCGGGCCTCGAAGTCGCCCTCCGCTGGGATGGGGTGTCCGTCCCGAGCAAGGCGGGCGAGCGCCGTGACCGACTCCTCGAACTGAAAGCAGAAACGGCCGCAGACCGCGTCATCATTTTGGGTGATTTCGGCAACGCCATCGGAGCAGGCCCGGAAGAGGAAATCGCCGAGATTCACGACTTGCTTTCGGCCCTCGACTGTCCCGTGACCGTCGTGAAAGGCAACCACGACGGCGACATCGAAGAACACATCGAGAGCATCGAGGTGACACCCGCCCACGGCATCCGCATCGGTGAGGTTGGCTTCGCCCACGGACACACCTGGCCCTCGCCCGACGTGCTCGAAGCCGACGTTCTCTGTACTGCACACGAACACCCGCAAGTGAATCTCACCGACGAAGTCGGTGGCGGGCGCACCGAACGCGTCTGGCTTCGCGGGACGGTCAACCCCGAACCGTTTGCTAAGTTTCACGGCCGGGCGTTCGACGACGGCGCGCCGTTCGTCATCTTTCCCGCGTTCAACGACCTCGTCGGCGGAACCTGGGTGAACGCGCAAAAAGACGGCTTTCTCTCGCCGTTTTTGCCCGACGGCCTCCGTGACGGCGAGGCGTACCTTCTCGACGGCACGCGCCTCGGAGACTATTCGACCATCTGA
- a CDS encoding DUF7545 family protein, translated as MSDSVETATFSIESSDGSTDEVELPTELLSLLSEEESTAETVADVVLIGFAQRAHALVHHAQGEFDADVEAIEESVLETFEERFGMTFAEMTGHDH; from the coding sequence ATGTCTGATTCCGTAGAGACAGCCACGTTCAGCATCGAATCCTCGGACGGTTCGACCGACGAAGTCGAACTCCCAACCGAACTGCTTTCCCTGCTCTCAGAAGAGGAGTCCACCGCAGAAACCGTCGCAGACGTCGTTCTCATCGGCTTCGCCCAGCGCGCTCACGCCCTCGTCCACCACGCACAGGGCGAGTTCGACGCAGACGTAGAAGCCATCGAAGAGAGCGTCCTCGAAACCTTCGAAGAGCGCTTTGGCATGACGTTCGCCGAGATGACCGGTCACGACCACTAA
- a CDS encoding Single-stranded DNA binding protein codes for MSLEDTAEELASALGADKAEVKRDLENLVQYSVPLEEAKQSVRRKYGGGGGGAPTPETVSIADIGTDSSNVTVTAKVLTVGKRSIRYQNEDHLIHEGELADETGKISYTDWHDFGLKAGDTVTVTNAGVREWEGNPELNLGDSSSVDPAEAIEVPFDVGGDKPLTDLKPGDRGVNVDAVVSEVEEKTISGRDGETTILSGVLADDSGRLPFTDWNPHGELEAGASVRITGAYVREFRGIPSVNISEFSAVEALDTDLEVSDDAPRKRIDEAVGMGGLFDVEIVGNLLSVRDGSGLIQRCPECNRVTQKGQCRSHGQVDGYDDLRVKAILDDGTGALTVILDRDLTEQVYGGSLEDALDAAREAMDQEVVADAIRENVVGGEFVVRGSLSVDDYGANLDATSFRKSDDDPAARATAVLSGVDA; via the coding sequence ATGAGTCTCGAAGACACCGCCGAAGAGCTTGCCTCCGCTCTCGGCGCAGACAAAGCGGAGGTCAAACGCGACTTAGAAAACCTCGTCCAGTACAGCGTTCCACTGGAGGAAGCGAAACAGAGCGTCCGCCGAAAGTACGGCGGTGGCGGGGGTGGCGCGCCCACGCCCGAAACCGTCTCCATCGCGGACATCGGAACGGACAGTTCCAACGTCACGGTGACGGCCAAAGTGCTCACCGTGGGCAAGCGCTCGATTCGCTACCAGAACGAGGACCACCTCATCCACGAGGGGGAACTCGCAGACGAGACGGGGAAGATTTCCTACACCGACTGGCACGACTTCGGCCTCAAAGCTGGTGACACCGTCACCGTCACGAACGCCGGCGTCCGCGAGTGGGAGGGGAATCCCGAACTCAACCTCGGAGACAGCTCCTCGGTTGACCCGGCAGAAGCCATCGAGGTACCGTTCGACGTAGGCGGTGACAAGCCGCTCACCGACCTCAAACCTGGGGACCGCGGCGTCAACGTCGATGCCGTGGTCAGCGAAGTGGAGGAAAAAACCATCAGCGGCCGCGACGGTGAGACGACCATCCTCTCTGGCGTCCTCGCTGACGATTCCGGTCGCTTGCCGTTTACCGACTGGAACCCACACGGGGAACTCGAAGCGGGCGCGTCCGTCCGCATCACCGGCGCGTACGTCCGCGAGTTCCGCGGGATTCCGTCGGTCAACATCTCGGAGTTCTCGGCCGTCGAAGCGCTCGACACAGACCTCGAAGTGAGCGACGATGCGCCGCGAAAGCGCATCGACGAAGCCGTCGGGATGGGTGGGCTGTTCGACGTAGAAATTGTTGGCAACCTGCTGTCGGTGCGCGATGGCTCCGGCCTCATCCAACGATGTCCGGAGTGCAATCGCGTCACCCAGAAAGGCCAGTGTCGCTCGCACGGACAGGTAGACGGTTACGACGACCTGCGCGTAAAGGCGATTCTTGACGACGGCACCGGCGCGCTCACCGTCATCTTAGACCGCGACCTCACCGAACAGGTGTACGGCGGGTCGCTCGAAGATGCCCTCGACGCCGCCCGCGAGGCGATGGACCAAGAGGTCGTCGCGGACGCCATTCGCGAGAACGTCGTGGGCGGCGAGTTCGTGGTTCGGGGCAGTCTGAGCGTCGATGACTACGGCGCGAACCTCGATGCAACCTCGTTCCGCAAATCCGACGACGACCCGGCCGCACGTGCGACGGCCGTCCTCTCGGGGGTGGACGCATGA
- a CDS encoding ArsR/SmtB family transcription factor encodes MEAVLWYVLTGTRGGANRVRLLKTLNRQPRNANQLAEDLALNYKTVRHHLDVLMDNNIVTTSGDEYGAIYLPSENARHHWDTIEQIIAQVE; translated from the coding sequence ATGGAGGCCGTCCTCTGGTACGTGTTGACCGGTACCCGAGGTGGAGCCAACCGCGTTCGCCTGCTCAAGACGCTGAATCGGCAACCGCGGAACGCAAACCAACTAGCCGAAGACTTAGCCCTTAACTACAAGACGGTCAGACACCACCTCGATGTTCTCATGGATAACAACATTGTGACGACGAGCGGCGATGAGTACGGAGCGATTTATCTCCCCAGTGAGAACGCCCGCCATCACTGGGATACGATAGAGCAAATCATAGCGCAGGTGGAGTGA